One genomic segment of Labrus bergylta chromosome 17, fLabBer1.1, whole genome shotgun sequence includes these proteins:
- the tor4aa gene encoding torsin-4A produces MSDQDSSSSSSSQTDGEMDEETNGAMEKEEKKEEDDEKHRDSVAQSLSSFSSSLRAVIRIKQKYTALKKRRQEMALSLGAAGAYTGAPSRTSPKIFTFDGVSPLAFSSLSSSATQKKKRRRRKRVLFPNSGGCRSPPRPKRSRAQYCLYLLFAIVFVQVYNAIENLDDHVLRYDLEGLDKTLRREVFGQQGAVEGLIAHLKDYLSTYVHNKPLVVSLHGPSGVGKSHLGRLLAGHFRSVVGETLVLQYYVLHHCPLEADAPQCARDLSATISEMVERAESEEKIPLFIFDEAEHMHDEILDALWQLVASKQSNEYLNAIYLFLSNLGDTHITKHMLHNSSSNSLAASGRLVKELTPVLRNTLEKLHRLWTEADIFPLGLLEKGHVIQCFLDEMTREGFYPDHNNIERLAGEIKYYPAVGDREYSETGCKQVVAKVNLL; encoded by the exons ATGAGCGACCaggacagcagcagctcctcctcttctcaaACAGATGGCGAGATGGACGAAGAGACAAACGGAGCgatggagaaagaggagaagaaggaggaggacgatgaaaaacacagagacagtgtGGCCCAGAGTCTGTCCAGCTTCTCCTCGTCCCTGCGCGCCGTCATCCGCATCAAACAGAAGTACACGGCCCTGAAGAAGAGGCGTCAGGAGATGGCTCTGAGCCTCGGAGCAGCAGGAGCCTACACAGGAGCTCCGAGCAGAACCAGCCCCAAGATCTTCACCTTCGACGGGGTCTCCCCTTTGGCCTTCTCCTCCCTGTCGTCCTCCGCcactcagaagaagaagaggaggaggaggaagcggGTTTTGTTTCCTAACAGTGGAGGGTGCAGGAGCCCGCCCAGGCCAAAGCGCAGCCGAGCACAATACTGCCTGTATCTGCTGTTTGCCATCGTCTTTGTGCAG gtgtACAACGCCATAGAGAACCTGGACGACCACGTCCTGCGGTACGACCTGGAGGGGCTGGACAAGACTCTGAGGCGGGAGGTGTTTGGACAGCAGGGGGCGGTGGAGGGTCTGATAGCCCACCTGAAGGACTACCTGTCCACCTACGTCCACAACAAACCCCTGGTGGTGTCGCTGCACGGCCCCAGCGGCGTGGGGAAGAGCCACCTGGGACGCCTGCTGGCCGGACACTTCCGCTCGGTGGTCGGCGAGACGCTGGTGCTGCAGTACTACGTCCTGCACCACTGCCCCCTGGAGGCCGACGCCCCACAGTGTGCCCGGGACCTCTCCGCCACCATCTCCGAGATGGTGGAGCGGGCCGAGTCGGAGGAGAAGATCCCGCTCTTTATCTTCGACGAGGCGGAGCACATGCACGACGAGATCCTGGACGCCCTGTGGCAGCTCGTCGCCTCCAAACAGTCCAACGAGTACCTGAACGCCATCTACCTGTTCCTGAGCAACCTGGGTGACACACACATTACTAAACACATGCTGCACAACTCGTCGAGTAATTCTTTGGCTGCGTCGGGCCGCCTGGTCAAAGAGCTGACTCCTGTTTTAAGAAACACTCTGGAGAAGCTGCACCGGCTGTGGACAGAAGCGGACATCTTCCCTTTGGGCCTGCTGGAGAAAGGTCACgtgattcagtgtttcctgGATGAAATGACTCGAGAGGGCTTCTACCCGGATCATAACAACATCGAGCGCCTGGCGGGGGAGATTAAATATTACCCCGCAGTAGGGGATCGCGAATATTCCGAGACAGGCTGCAAACAGGTGGTGGCAAAGGTCAACCTGCTGTGA
- the brap gene encoding BRCA1-associated protein encodes MSVSLVVIRLELADQSPSPQGFQYSAVEGMSDEELQEKALGVAKHTLGGKTELERATVLHQHIGSRAMGDMVIETFEPSPDKGGGDESGGSADQAQAAQTEADSLEVTEAGAQDSGEKTGAAPDSPSKQLPDQISFFSGNPSVEIIHGIMHLYKTNKMTSLTEDVRRSAMVCILTVPATMTSHDLMKLLAPFNDVMEHMKIIRDSTPNQYMVLIKFCKQADADSFYTACNGRQFNSIEEAVCQLVYVERAEVIKSEEGASLPVMELTELPKCTVCLERMDESVNGILTTLCNHSFHSQCLQRWEDASCPVCRYCQTPEPVEENKCFECGVQENLWICLICGHIGCGRYVSRHAYKHFEETQHTYAMQLTNHRVWDYAGDNYVHRLVASKTDGKMVQYECEGDTCHAEKIDALQLEYSYLLTSQLDSQRIYWENKIVHLEKETAEEINNMKSKFKETLERCDNLERRFGEMGKEKQGLEKKCTQLSSRVLKLSQELKEEQEMNRCLRANQTQLQSQLVDEERKGKESGDRKDSAIAELQEQLRDVMFYLETQQQIEHLPPEARNEIQEGQINIGASPADSSAGAGPSSVRGRRGRGRKRK; translated from the exons ATGAGTGTGTCTCTGGTTGTTATCCGTCTGGAACTAGCCGACCAGTCTCCTTCTCCACAAGGTTTCCAGTACTCAGCTG ttGAGGGCATGTCAGacgaggagctgcaggagaaagCTCTGGGTGTAGCCAAACACACTCTGGGTGGAAAGACTGAACTGGAAAGAGCGACTGTTCTGCACCAGCACATCGGCAGCAGAGCGATGGGAGACATGGTTATAGAAACCTTTGAGCCCAGTCCAG ATAAAGGTGGCGGTGATGAGTCTGGTGGCTCAGCTGATCAGGCTCAGGCTGCACAGACTGAAGCAGACAGTTTGGAGGTCACCGAGGCCGGTGCACAGGACAGCGGTGAGAAGACGGGAGCTGCTCCAGACTCTCCATCCAAACAGCTCCCAGACCAGATCTCCTTCTTCAGCGGGAACCCCTCAGTGGAGATCATCCACGGCATCATGCACCTCTACAAAACCAA TAAAATGACGTCACTGACGGAGGATGTGCGACGCAGCGCGATGGTGTGCATCCTCACCGTGCCTGCGACCATGACCAGCCATGACCTCATGAAGCTTTTGGCACCCTTTAATGATGTCATGGAGCACATGAAGATCATACGGGACTCTACACCGAACCAGTACATGGTTCTGATTAAGTTCTGTAAGCAG GCAGACGCAGACAGTTTCTACACGGCGTGTAATGGCCGCCAGTTCAACTCTATAGAGGAAGCGGTGTGTCAACTGGTCTATGTGGAGCGTGCAGAGGTCATAAAGTCTGAAGAG gGAGCCAGTCTGCCCGTGATGGAGCTGACCGAGCTGCCAAAGTGCACCGTGTGCCTGGAGAGGATGGACGAGTCGGTAAACGGCATCCTCACCACTCTGTGCAACCACAGCTTCCACAGCCAGTGTCTGCAGCGCTGGGAAGACGCCTC gtgccctgtgtgTCGTTACTGTCAAACACCAGAACCGGTGGAAGAGAACAAATGCTTTGAGTGTGGAGTGCAGGAG AACCTGTGGATTTGTTTGATCTGCGGCCACATCGGTTGTGGTCGCTACGTCAGTCGGCATGCCTACAAGCACTTTGAGGAAACGCAGCACACCTACGCCATGCAGCTCACCAACCACCGTGTGTGGGACTACGCAGGAG ATAACTACGTTCACCGGCTTGTCGCCAGTAAGACCGACGGGAAGATGGTGCAGTACGAGTGTGAGGGAGACACCTGCCACGCTGAGAAAATCGATGCACTTCAgctggag TACTCGTACCTGCTGACGAGTCAGCTGGACTCTCAGAGGATCTACTGGGAGAATAAGATCGTTCACCTGGAGAAGGAGACGGCAGAGGAG ATAAACAACATGAAGTCTAAGTTTAAGGAGACTTTGGAGCGCTGCGACAACCTGGAGCGACGCTTTGGAGAGATGGGCAAAGAGAAGCAGGGCTTAGAGAAAAA GTGCACTCAGCTGAGCAGCCGGGTCTTGAAGCTGAGTCAGGAGctgaaggaggagcaggagatgAACCGCTGTCTGAGAGCCAATCAGACTCAGCTTCAGTCTCAGCTCGTAGATGAGGAGCGCAAAGGAAAAGAGagcg GCGATCGTAAAGACTCGGCGATAGCGGAGCTTCAGGAGCAGCTGAGAGACGTCATGTTTTATCTGGAAACGCAGCAGCAGATTGAACATCTCCCTCCGGAAGCGCGCAATGAAATCCAGGAGGGACAGATCAACATCGGAGCGAGCCCGGCTGACAGCTCAGCCGGAGCGGGCCCCTCCTCCGTCAGAGGCAGGAGAGGCCGAGGCAGAAAGAGGAAGTAG